One window of the Triticum dicoccoides isolate Atlit2015 ecotype Zavitan chromosome 3B, WEW_v2.0, whole genome shotgun sequence genome contains the following:
- the LOC119275672 gene encoding receptor-like serine/threonine-protein kinase At1g78530 — protein sequence MSTKLIALYITVCSVLFIISKMLISFLCYKKWARKKRIIETSLTGGKLVIFRSAAMQSLSPKAFMRMIMGLSSKDIIGSGGYGTVYMLRLDEKSAFAIKKLSRGSAEMDRGFERELDTMGDIKHRNIVPLCGYYAAPHFNLLIYELMPNGSLDTILHGKEEKKQALLDWPVRYKIALGVARGLSYLHHDCIPHVIHRDIKSSNILLDHNMEARVSDFGLATLMKPNESHVTTVVAGTFGYLAPEYFETGRATTKGDVYSYGVVLLELLTGKRPTDESFLENGTRLVTWVKETMEEKREEHAVDGALASFPAEEVKFVFTVAEKCLESDPRDRPTMVQVAKMLEQAKLA from the exons ATGTCTACCAAGTTGATAGCGCTCTACATTACAGTTTGCTCTGTTCTGTTTATCATATCCAAGATGCTGATCTCCTTCCTCTGCTACAAGAAGTGGGCTCGCAAGAAGAGGATCATCGAGACCAGCCTGACAG GTGGCAAGCTGGTGATCTTCCGGTCGGCGGCGATGCAGTCGCTGAGCCCCAAGGCCTTCATGAGGATGATCATGGGGCTGTCAAGCAAGGACATCATCGGCTCCGGAGGGTACGGGACGGTGTACATGCTGAGGCTGGACGAGAAGTCGGCGTTCGCCATCAAGAAGCTGAGCAGGGGGAGCGCGGAGATGGACCGCGGGTTCGAGCGGGAGCTGGACACCATGGGCGACATCAAGCACAGGAACATCGTCCCTCTCTGCGGCTACTACGCGGCGCCTCACTTCAACCTGCTCATCTACGAGCTCATGCCCAACGGCAGCCTGGACACCATCCTCCACGGCaaggaggagaagaagcaggcCCTCCTGGACTGGCCGGTGAGGTACAAGATCGCGCTGGGCGTGGCGCGGGGGCTGTCCTACCTCCATCACGACTGCATACCGCACGTCATCCACCGCGACATCAAGTCCAGCAACATACTCCTCGACCACAACATGGAGGCCAGGGTGTCGGACTTCGGCCTCGCCACGCTCATGAAGCCCAACGAGAGCCACGTCACCACCGTCGTTGCCGGCACCTTCGGCTACCTCGCCCCAG AGTACTTCGAGACAGGGAGGGCCACGACCAAAGGCGATGTGTACAGCTACGGCGTCGTCTTGCTTGAGCTCCTCACGGGGAAGAGGCCGACGGACGAATCCTTCCTTGAAAACGGCACACGGCTGGTGACCTGG GTCAAGGAAACCATGGAGGAGAAGAGAGAGGAGCACGCCGTCGACGGCGCTCTGGCGTCTTTTCCGGCGGAGGAAGTCAAGTTCGTGTTCACCGTGGCGGAGAAGTGCCTGGAGTCTGATCCTCGCGATAGGCCAACCATGGTGCAAGTCGCCAAGATGCTTGAGCAAGCAAAGCTGGCATAG